The nucleotide sequence tataaatattacatatgcaattgcatagttctaaaaatatatcgataccttactgctgtagaaaggttatgtaatcgccggaaaatatttaattttaacattaaaaccatttacagattagaaatcagttacaaataatACAAGAttcaaatgtctgcacaaagctcctgcgggccacaaaaaaatgacgtggcgggccacattggcccccgggccttgagtttgacgcaTATGCTGTAAAATATGTCTTTAGAAAATGTGCTTTCAAAGCAGCCCGTAGTCATGAAGTCACTCAACAGATGCATCAGGGGTCTCCACCGCTGCACGTGACCTTAATCCCTGTTTCGGTCCAGacgtagcagcagcagcagaggtgatCGTTTCATGGTTCCAGTCAAGGTTGGAATGTAACCTACGACAGCCTGTGATGCAACCGTCTCTCTGCTGTAACATCAGAGCTCACGAGAACACGCAGTGGCGACGGAGGCCGACTCTGGATTTGTGCAACATGTGGCATGAACCTTTGACTGCCTGTACGATGACGCGGCTGGAGGGAGATGATGCCCTGGCTTTCAGGCATGGGGTCGTAGACTGTTTAAACGTTGCCCTATCAGCTGCTCTTCAGATGTGGTTGTCGTCGGTGGAATATCTATAAATAGCCCATTAGCCCAGGGCAggtttcattttattcctgtAAACTGGATGCAGCATAAAGAAATCTTTATTTTGGTTTACCGCTGtcctttttatttaacctttgcatcttaaaattaatatttatatcatcatcattcattgaAAGGGAGATTTCACGGCCTCATGGGACATATATTTGTTATATGCCAAGAAAACCAATGTAATAACACTTGTAATCCTCATAAATAACAGAAAGGCTCCGTATTGAACTCGCTACACTTAATTGAAACCTTTTCGGCCCTAGAATCTCAAAAGATAAATGTTTCCACTTAATGAATTGGTGAAGTAATGATTTTGGTTGAAATTGTTATTTACTGTAAATTAAACTGTAAATATGCTAGGGTGGCCAAAGAGGCAACGATTACTTGGTTAAAAAAGTTAATCAATCAAAATATAATGGCACCGTTTAAAATCCGATTCATTTTGCCATGAattctgtctttgtgtccagATCATCGGTAACTCTAGAACGTACACGTACATTCAGGAACACTCCGTCGTGGATCCCGTGGACCAGACCTTTGAGCTACAGTCGTCTAATGTGAGTGCTTCACCGGACCCTGTGGACACACACTGTGCTTTGGGTGTATCAACCTACAACaaccctgtcctgtcctgctttTCATGACCTCCGTTTGTCTTTGTTGTGcttttaaacctttttatttagttagtttttttttaaactgtggaATGAAGTCTTGCGCGTTCTACAGGTTGCTCACATTTCAGCATTGAACCTTGAATAATGTTGCTTTCGCATGTTGTCACTGGGCCGTTTATGTCTTAGCATCACTTCTTAGAGTGTCTCTTTTCGTGCTTCCTCTACAGATCACTTTCACAAACTTGGTGTCTGTGGATGAAAAGTTAACATACAAGCCACACCCTGAGGATAAAGAAAAGTAAATGCAGTTCATTCATTTGATTAAGTCTGGAGAATTCAGACACTTTGAAGTATGACTTGAATCCATGGACTGTTTTCCACTCTAGAACAATCCTGACACAGGAGGCTATCATCTCTGTGAAAGGCGTCAGCCTCAGCAGCTACTTGGAGGGAGTCATGGCCAGGTCCATCTCCACTAATGCTGGAAAGGTAAGAGCTCTGTCTGATGCATTTAAACGGGCCCTGAAATATTGgaacaaaatgtaattgtcTCTACTGAACCTACGCTTCCTGTTCGGTCTGGCTCAGGGGCGTGAAGCCATGGAGTGGGTCATCAGGCAGCTGAATGCAGAAATTGAGGAGCTGGCGGCCACGGCACGCGGGACCTTACTCGCCCCGATGGCTGCGGCGGTCACCGAGGAATAACATCTGCctttgagctgcagcagagtcCGAGAGAAGACGCACAGCAGCGCTACAGTCCTCCAGTTATGATGCCCTGGTGCTGTTttggtgctgtttttttttttttgcactttttttattcacagacaGCAGAAACGCAAAGTGATTTTCTTGAATGTTTCCCCGTAACCCCCCCGCCTGACAGGATGCGGGTGGGGGAAGAAGTGGGAATCGCATT is from Brachionichthys hirsutus isolate HB-005 chromosome 8, CSIRO-AGI_Bhir_v1, whole genome shotgun sequence and encodes:
- the LOC137898347 gene encoding PRELI domain containing protein 3B-like, which translates into the protein MKIWTSEHVFHHPWQTVTKAAMQKYPNPMNPSVIGVDVLSRDVDTRGRLHSKRLLSTEWGLPSIVRSIIGNSRTYTYIQEHSVVDPVDQTFELQSSNITFTNLVSVDEKLTYKPHPEDKEKTILTQEAIISVKGVSLSSYLEGVMARSISTNAGKGREAMEWVIRQLNAEIEELAATARGTLLAPMAAAVTEE